In the genome of Eschrichtius robustus isolate mEscRob2 chromosome 12, mEscRob2.pri, whole genome shotgun sequence, one region contains:
- the BAG6 gene encoding large proline-rich protein BAG6 isoform X2: protein MEPNDSTSTTMEEPDSLEVLVKTLDSQTRTFIVGAQMNVKEFKEHIAASVSIPSEKQRLIYQGRVLQDDKKLQEYNVGGKVIHLVERAPPQSQLPSGTSSGTGSASATHGGGPPPGTRGPGASVHDRNANSYVMVGTFNLPSEPRVRLVMAQHMIRDIQTLLSRMECRGGPQAQQSQPPPQTPAVAPEPVALSSPTSELVESEVPPREPMEAEEVEERAPAQSPELSPSGPAPAGPTPAPDTNAPNHPSPAEYVEVLQELQRLESRLQPFVQRYYEVLGAAATTDYNNNQEGREEDQRLINLVGESLRLLGNTFVALSDLRCNLACAPPRHLHVVRPMSHYTTPMVLQQAAIPIQINVGTTVTMTGNGTRPPPTPSAEASPPGPGQASSLAPSSTTVESSTEGAPPPGPAPPPTASHPRVIRISHQSVEPVVMMHMNIQDSGTQPGGVPSAPTGPLGPPGHGQTLGSTHIQPPSLPPEFMHAVAHQITHQAMVAAAASAAAGQQVPGFPTAPTRVVIARPTPPQARPSHPGGPPVSGALPGAGLGTNASLAQMVSGLVGQLLMQPVLVAQGTPGMAPPPAPATASASAGTTNTATTAGPAPGGPAQPPPPQPSASDLQFSQLLGNLLGPAGPGAGGPGMASPTITVAMPGVPAFLQGMTDFLQATQTAAPPPPPPPPPPPPPAPAQQTAPPPGSPSGGAGSPGGLGPESLPLEFFTSVVQGVLSSLLGSLGARAGSSESIAAFIQRLSGSSNIFEPGADGALGFFGALLSLLCQNFSMVDVVMLLHGHFQPLQRLQPQLRSFFHQHYLGGQEPTPGNIRTATHTLITGLEEYVRESFSLVQVQPGVDIIRTNLEFLQEQFNSIAAHVMHCTDSGFGARLLELCNQGLFECLALNLHCLGGQQMELAAVINGRIRRMSRGVNPSLVSWLTTMMGLRLQVVLEHMPVGPDAILRYVRRVGDPPQTLPEEPMEVQGSERTPPEPQRENASPAPGTTAEEAMSRGPPPAPEGGSRDEQDGASAETEPWAAAVPPEWVPIIQQDIHSQRKVKPQPPLSDAYLSGMPAKRRKTMQGEGPQLLLSEAVSRAAKAAGARPLTSPESLSRDLEAPEVQESYRQQLRADIQKRLQEDPNYSPQRFPNAHRAFADDP, encoded by the exons ATGGAGCCCAATGATAGTACCAGTACCACTATGGAGGAACCTGACAGCCTGGAGGTGCTGGTGAAGACCCTGGACTCTCAGACCCGGACctttattgtgggggcccag ATGAATGTAAAGGAGTTTAAGGAGCACATTGCTGCCTCTGTCAGCATCCCCTCTGAGAAACAACGGCTTATCTACCAGGGGCGAGTTCTGCAGGATGATAAGAAGCTCCAGGAATACA ATGTTGGGGGAAAGGTTATCCACCTTGTGGAACGGGCTCCTCCTCAGAGTCAGCTCCCTTCTGGAACGTCTTCTGGAACAGGGTCTGCCTCAGCCACCCATGGTGGGGGACCCCCGCCTGGTACTCGGGGGCCTGGGGCCTCTGTTCATGACCGGAATGCCAACAGCTATGTCATGGTTGGAACCTTCAATCTTCCT AGTGAGCCCCGAGTACGGCTGGTGATGGCTCAGCACATGATCAGGGATATACAGACCTTACTATCCCGGATGGAG TGCCGAGGGGGACCCCAAGCCCAGCAGAGTCAGCCGCCCCCACAGACGCCAGCTGTGGCCCCGGAGCCAGTAGCCTTGAGCTCTCCAACATCAGAACTGGTCGAAAGTGAAGTGCCTCCTCGGGAGCCCATGGAGGCAGAAGAGGTGGAGGAGCGTGCCCCTGCCCAGAGCCCGGAGCTCTCCCCTTCTGGCCCAGCCCCAGCGGGCCCAACACCTGCCCCAGACACAAATGCACCCAA CCATCCTTCCCCTGCGGAGTATGTCGAGGTGCTTCAGGAGCTACAGCGGCTTGAGAGCCGCCTCCAGCCCTTCGTGCAGCGCTACTATGAGGTTCTGGGTGCCGCCGCCACTACAGACTACAATAACAAT CAAGAGGGCCGTGAAGAGGACCAGCGCTTGATCAACTTGGTGGGGGAGAGCCTGCGGCTGCTGGGCAACACCTTTGTGGCGTTGTCTGACCTGCGTTGCAATCTGGCGTGTGCGCCGCCGCGTCACCTGCACGTGGTCCGGCCCATGTCTCACTACACCACCCCCATGGTGCTCCAGCAGGCAGCCATCCCCATCCAG ATCAACGTGGGGACCACTGTGACCATGACGGGGAATGGGACCCGGCCCCCCCCGACTCCCAGTGCGGAGGCATCTCCTCCTGGTCCTGGGCAGGCCTCATCCCTGGCCCCCTCTTCTACCACCGTCGAGTCTTCGACTGAGGGGGCTCCCCCGCCAGGACCAGCTCCCCCACCGACCGCCAGCCACCCGAGGGTCATCCGGATTTCCCACCAGAGCGTGGAACCCGTGGTCATGATGCACATGAACATTCAAG ATTCTGGCACACAGCCCGGTGGAGTTCCGAGTGCTCCCACTGGCCCCCTAGGACCCCCTGGTCATGGCCAGACCCTGG GCTCCACCCACATCCAgccgccctccctgccccctgagtTCATGCACGCCGTCGCCCACCAGATCACACATCAGGCCATGGTGGCAGCTGCTGCCTCCGCGGCCGCAG gaCAGCAGGTGCCAGGCTTCCCGACAGCTCCCACCCGGGTGGTGATTGCCCGGCCCACCCCTCCACAGGCTCGGCCTTCCCATCCTGGGGGGCCCCCAGTCTCGGGGGCTCTG ccGGGCGCTGGTCTGGGTACCAACGCCTCTTTAGCCCAGATGGTGAGCGGCCTCGTGGGGCAGCTTCTTATGCAACCTGTCCTTGTAG CTCAGGGGACCCCAGGAATggctccacctccagcccctgccaCTGCATCAGCCAGTGCCGGCACCACCAACACAGCTACCACAGCTGGCCCTGCCCCCGGGGGGCCCGCCCAGCCTCCACCTCCTCAACCCTCCGCCTCTGATCTTCAATTCTCTCAGCTCCTGGGGAACCTGCTGGGGCCTGCagggccaggggctggagggcctGGCATGGCTTCTCCCACCATCACTGTGGCGATGCCTGGTGTCCCTGCCTTTCTCCAGGGCATGACTGACTTCTTGCAG GCGACACAAACAGCTGCTCCGCCCCCTCCGCCccctccgcccccacccccgcctccggCCCCAGCACAGCAGACGGCGCCTCCACCAGGGTCCCCCTCTGGTGGCGCAGGGAGTCCTGGAGGCCTGGGTCCTGAGAGCCTGCCGCTGGAGTTTTTCACCTCAGTGGTGCAGGGTGTGCTGAGTTCCCTGCTGGGCTCCCTGGGGGCTCGGGCTGGCAGCAGTGAAAGTATTGCTGCTTTCATACAACGCCTCAGTGGATCCAGCAACATCTTTGAGCCTGGGGCTGATGGGGCTCTCG GGTTCTTTGGGGCACTGCTCTCTCTTTTGTGCCAGAACTTCTCCATGGTGGATGTGGTGATGCTTCTCCACGGGCATTTCCAGCCACTGCAGCGGCTCCAGCCCCAGCTGCGATCTTTCTTCCACCAGCACTATCTGGGTGGCCAGGAGCCCACACCTGGTAACATCCGG ACGGCAACCCACACATTGATCACGGGGCTAGAAGAATACGTGCGGGAGAGTTTT TCTTTGGTGCAAGTTCAGCCAGGTGTGGACATCATCCGGACAAACCTGGAATTTCTCCAAGAGCAATTTAATAGCATTGCTGCTCATGTGATGCACTGCACAG ACAGTGGATTTGGGGCCCGTTTGCTGGAGCTGTGTAACCAGGGCCTGTTTGAATGCCTGGCCCTGAACCTGCACTGCTTGGGGGGACAGCAGATGGAGCTTGCTGCTGTCATCAATGGCCGAATT CGTCGCATGTCTCGTGGAGTGAATCCGTCCTTGGTGAGCTGGCTCACCACTATGATGGGACTGAGGCTTCAGGTGGTACTGGAGCACATGCCTGTAGGCCCTGATGCCATTCTCAGATATGTTCGCAGGGTTGGTGATCCCCCCCAG ACGCTTCCTGAGGAGCCAATGGAAGTTCAGGGATCAGAGAGAACTCCCCCTGAGCCTCAG CGGGAGAatgcttccccagcccctggaacaACCGCAGAAGAGGCCATGTCCCGAGGTCCGCCTCCTGCTCCTGAGGGAGGCTCCCGAGACGAGCAGGATGGAGCTTCAGCTGAGACAGAACCTTGGGCAGCTGCAGTCCCCCCA GAATGGGTCCCTATTATCCAGCAGGACATTCACAGCCAGCGGAAGGTGAAACCGCAGCCCCCCCTGAGCGATGCCTACCTCAGTGGTATGCCTGCCAAGAGACGCAAG ACGATGCAGGGTGAGGGCCCCCAGCTGCTTCTCTCAGAGGCCGTGAGCCGGGCAGCTAAGGCAGCCGGAGCTCGGCCCCTGACGAGCCCCGAGAGCCTGAGCCGGGACCTGGAGGCACCAGAGGTTCAGGAGAGCTACAGGCAGCAG CTCCGGGCTGATATACAAAAGCGACTGCAGGAAGACCCTAACTACAGCCCCCAGCGCTTCCCTAACGCCCACAGGGCCTTTGCTGACGATCCCTAG
- the BAG6 gene encoding large proline-rich protein BAG6 isoform X7 — translation MEPNDSTSTTMEEPDSLEVLVKTLDSQTRTFIVGAQMNVKEFKEHIAASVSIPSEKQRLIYQGRVLQDDKKLQEYNVGGKVIHLVERAPPQSQLPSGTSSGTGSASATHGGGPPPGTRGPGASVHDRNANSYVMVGTFNLPSDGSAVDVHINMEQAPIQSEPRVRLVMAQHMIRDIQTLLSRMECRGGPQAQQSQPPPQTPAVAPEPVALSSPTSELVESEVPPREPMEAEEVEERAPAQSPELSPSGPAPAGPTPAPDTNAPNHPSPAEYVEVLQELQRLESRLQPFVQRYYEVLGAAATTDYNNNQEGREEDQRLINLVGESLRLLGNTFVALSDLRCNLACAPPRHLHVVRPMSHYTTPMVLQQAAIPIQINVGTTVTMTGNGTRPPPTPSAEASPPGPGQASSLAPSSTTVESSTEGAPPPGPAPPPTASHPRVIRISHQSVEPVVMMHMNIQDSGTQPGGVPSAPTGPLGPPGHGQTLGQQVPGFPTAPTRVVIARPTPPQARPSHPGGPPVSGALPGAGLGTNASLAQMVSGLVGQLLMQPVLVAQGTPGMAPPPAPATASASAGTTNTATTAGPAPGGPAQPPPPQPSASDLQFSQLLGNLLGPAGPGAGGPGMASPTITVAMPGVPAFLQGMTDFLQATQTAAPPPPPPPPPPPPPAPAQQTAPPPGSPSGGAGSPGGLGPESLPLEFFTSVVQGVLSSLLGSLGARAGSSESIAAFIQRLSGSSNIFEPGADGALGFFGALLSLLCQNFSMVDVVMLLHGHFQPLQRLQPQLRSFFHQHYLGGQEPTPGNIRTATHTLITGLEEYVRESFSLVQVQPGVDIIRTNLEFLQEQFNSIAAHVMHCTDSGFGARLLELCNQGLFECLALNLHCLGGQQMELAAVINGRIRRMSRGVNPSLVSWLTTMMGLRLQVVLEHMPVGPDAILRYVRRVGDPPQTLPEEPMEVQGSERTPPEPQRENASPAPGTTAEEAMSRGPPPAPEGGSRDEQDGASAETEPWAAAVPPEWVPIIQQDIHSQRKVKPQPPLSDAYLSGMPAKRRKLRADIQKRLQEDPNYSPQRFPNAHRAFADDP, via the exons ATGGAGCCCAATGATAGTACCAGTACCACTATGGAGGAACCTGACAGCCTGGAGGTGCTGGTGAAGACCCTGGACTCTCAGACCCGGACctttattgtgggggcccag ATGAATGTAAAGGAGTTTAAGGAGCACATTGCTGCCTCTGTCAGCATCCCCTCTGAGAAACAACGGCTTATCTACCAGGGGCGAGTTCTGCAGGATGATAAGAAGCTCCAGGAATACA ATGTTGGGGGAAAGGTTATCCACCTTGTGGAACGGGCTCCTCCTCAGAGTCAGCTCCCTTCTGGAACGTCTTCTGGAACAGGGTCTGCCTCAGCCACCCATGGTGGGGGACCCCCGCCTGGTACTCGGGGGCCTGGGGCCTCTGTTCATGACCGGAATGCCAACAGCTATGTCATGGTTGGAACCTTCAATCTTCCT AGTGACGGCTCTGCTGTGGATGTTCATATCAACATGGAACAGGCCCCGATTCAG AGTGAGCCCCGAGTACGGCTGGTGATGGCTCAGCACATGATCAGGGATATACAGACCTTACTATCCCGGATGGAG TGCCGAGGGGGACCCCAAGCCCAGCAGAGTCAGCCGCCCCCACAGACGCCAGCTGTGGCCCCGGAGCCAGTAGCCTTGAGCTCTCCAACATCAGAACTGGTCGAAAGTGAAGTGCCTCCTCGGGAGCCCATGGAGGCAGAAGAGGTGGAGGAGCGTGCCCCTGCCCAGAGCCCGGAGCTCTCCCCTTCTGGCCCAGCCCCAGCGGGCCCAACACCTGCCCCAGACACAAATGCACCCAA CCATCCTTCCCCTGCGGAGTATGTCGAGGTGCTTCAGGAGCTACAGCGGCTTGAGAGCCGCCTCCAGCCCTTCGTGCAGCGCTACTATGAGGTTCTGGGTGCCGCCGCCACTACAGACTACAATAACAAT CAAGAGGGCCGTGAAGAGGACCAGCGCTTGATCAACTTGGTGGGGGAGAGCCTGCGGCTGCTGGGCAACACCTTTGTGGCGTTGTCTGACCTGCGTTGCAATCTGGCGTGTGCGCCGCCGCGTCACCTGCACGTGGTCCGGCCCATGTCTCACTACACCACCCCCATGGTGCTCCAGCAGGCAGCCATCCCCATCCAG ATCAACGTGGGGACCACTGTGACCATGACGGGGAATGGGACCCGGCCCCCCCCGACTCCCAGTGCGGAGGCATCTCCTCCTGGTCCTGGGCAGGCCTCATCCCTGGCCCCCTCTTCTACCACCGTCGAGTCTTCGACTGAGGGGGCTCCCCCGCCAGGACCAGCTCCCCCACCGACCGCCAGCCACCCGAGGGTCATCCGGATTTCCCACCAGAGCGTGGAACCCGTGGTCATGATGCACATGAACATTCAAG ATTCTGGCACACAGCCCGGTGGAGTTCCGAGTGCTCCCACTGGCCCCCTAGGACCCCCTGGTCATGGCCAGACCCTGG gaCAGCAGGTGCCAGGCTTCCCGACAGCTCCCACCCGGGTGGTGATTGCCCGGCCCACCCCTCCACAGGCTCGGCCTTCCCATCCTGGGGGGCCCCCAGTCTCGGGGGCTCTG ccGGGCGCTGGTCTGGGTACCAACGCCTCTTTAGCCCAGATGGTGAGCGGCCTCGTGGGGCAGCTTCTTATGCAACCTGTCCTTGTAG CTCAGGGGACCCCAGGAATggctccacctccagcccctgccaCTGCATCAGCCAGTGCCGGCACCACCAACACAGCTACCACAGCTGGCCCTGCCCCCGGGGGGCCCGCCCAGCCTCCACCTCCTCAACCCTCCGCCTCTGATCTTCAATTCTCTCAGCTCCTGGGGAACCTGCTGGGGCCTGCagggccaggggctggagggcctGGCATGGCTTCTCCCACCATCACTGTGGCGATGCCTGGTGTCCCTGCCTTTCTCCAGGGCATGACTGACTTCTTGCAG GCGACACAAACAGCTGCTCCGCCCCCTCCGCCccctccgcccccacccccgcctccggCCCCAGCACAGCAGACGGCGCCTCCACCAGGGTCCCCCTCTGGTGGCGCAGGGAGTCCTGGAGGCCTGGGTCCTGAGAGCCTGCCGCTGGAGTTTTTCACCTCAGTGGTGCAGGGTGTGCTGAGTTCCCTGCTGGGCTCCCTGGGGGCTCGGGCTGGCAGCAGTGAAAGTATTGCTGCTTTCATACAACGCCTCAGTGGATCCAGCAACATCTTTGAGCCTGGGGCTGATGGGGCTCTCG GGTTCTTTGGGGCACTGCTCTCTCTTTTGTGCCAGAACTTCTCCATGGTGGATGTGGTGATGCTTCTCCACGGGCATTTCCAGCCACTGCAGCGGCTCCAGCCCCAGCTGCGATCTTTCTTCCACCAGCACTATCTGGGTGGCCAGGAGCCCACACCTGGTAACATCCGG ACGGCAACCCACACATTGATCACGGGGCTAGAAGAATACGTGCGGGAGAGTTTT TCTTTGGTGCAAGTTCAGCCAGGTGTGGACATCATCCGGACAAACCTGGAATTTCTCCAAGAGCAATTTAATAGCATTGCTGCTCATGTGATGCACTGCACAG ACAGTGGATTTGGGGCCCGTTTGCTGGAGCTGTGTAACCAGGGCCTGTTTGAATGCCTGGCCCTGAACCTGCACTGCTTGGGGGGACAGCAGATGGAGCTTGCTGCTGTCATCAATGGCCGAATT CGTCGCATGTCTCGTGGAGTGAATCCGTCCTTGGTGAGCTGGCTCACCACTATGATGGGACTGAGGCTTCAGGTGGTACTGGAGCACATGCCTGTAGGCCCTGATGCCATTCTCAGATATGTTCGCAGGGTTGGTGATCCCCCCCAG ACGCTTCCTGAGGAGCCAATGGAAGTTCAGGGATCAGAGAGAACTCCCCCTGAGCCTCAG CGGGAGAatgcttccccagcccctggaacaACCGCAGAAGAGGCCATGTCCCGAGGTCCGCCTCCTGCTCCTGAGGGAGGCTCCCGAGACGAGCAGGATGGAGCTTCAGCTGAGACAGAACCTTGGGCAGCTGCAGTCCCCCCA GAATGGGTCCCTATTATCCAGCAGGACATTCACAGCCAGCGGAAGGTGAAACCGCAGCCCCCCCTGAGCGATGCCTACCTCAGTGGTATGCCTGCCAAGAGACGCAAG CTCCGGGCTGATATACAAAAGCGACTGCAGGAAGACCCTAACTACAGCCCCCAGCGCTTCCCTAACGCCCACAGGGCCTTTGCTGACGATCCCTAG